A stretch of the Filimonas lacunae genome encodes the following:
- a CDS encoding ATP-binding cassette domain-containing protein yields MIQVQSLSKSYGKHAVLQNINLTFKRGEVNGIAGENGAGKTTLFKCIAALETYEGQVQYDGGVLKNVTGFLPATPFFMSRLTGYEYLKLVSNARGVDKNINESNLFDLPLQEYAENYSTGMQKKLALTGLLLQQNELFILDEPFNGVDIHSNIIIREIIERLKQLNKIVIMSSHIFSMFNESCDYLHHLKGGVIKQSVSKGQFAKVEEEMKGEGIGNRITQLLG; encoded by the coding sequence ATGATACAGGTTCAGTCTTTATCCAAATCATACGGCAAGCACGCTGTGTTACAAAATATCAACCTCACCTTTAAACGGGGCGAGGTAAATGGCATTGCAGGCGAAAACGGAGCCGGTAAAACCACCCTGTTTAAATGTATTGCAGCGTTGGAAACCTACGAGGGGCAAGTGCAGTACGATGGTGGTGTGCTTAAAAACGTAACCGGCTTTTTACCCGCAACGCCTTTTTTCATGAGCCGCTTAACCGGCTATGAATACCTGAAACTGGTAAGCAATGCAAGGGGCGTTGATAAAAACATCAATGAAAGCAACCTGTTCGATCTGCCTTTGCAGGAATATGCCGAAAACTATTCTACCGGCATGCAAAAGAAACTGGCGTTGACCGGACTGCTGCTACAGCAAAACGAACTGTTTATACTGGACGAGCCTTTTAACGGAGTTGATATTCACAGCAACATTATTATCCGTGAAATTATAGAGCGCTTAAAACAGTTAAACAAAATTGTGATTATGAGCTCACACATTTTTTCTATGTTTAACGAGTCGTGCGACTATCTGCACCATTTAAAAGGTGGCGTAATTAAACAGAGTGTAAGCAAAGGCCAGTTTGCAAAAGTAGAAGAAGAAATGAAGGGCGAAGGCATTGGCAACCGGATAACACAATTATTGGGTTAA
- a CDS encoding NAD(P)-dependent oxidoreductase, with translation MIAFLGTGLLGGNFVRALIKKGNEVQVWNRTAAKATALEADGAKAFENAADAVKGAARIHITLKDDASVNEVLAQALPGLQPGAVIIDHTTTSIEGAVERTQHWQQQGFTYLHVPVFMGPANALEGTGFMLVSGNQEVIQQWESTLAGMTGKVLNFGPEEGKAAGMKLTGNAFLVTLTGGLADTLTLAKSMGVSLSEVATLFDNWNPGALLPARLQRMGGGKYDTPSWELNMARKDTQLFLDAAQQGGVNLTVIPAVAALMDQFIARGHGNNDWTVIGKDAVS, from the coding sequence ATGATAGCATTTTTAGGTACAGGATTGCTGGGTGGCAATTTTGTAAGGGCGCTGATAAAGAAAGGAAATGAAGTACAGGTATGGAACCGCACTGCCGCCAAAGCTACTGCGCTGGAAGCAGATGGCGCTAAAGCATTTGAAAATGCTGCGGATGCCGTAAAAGGCGCAGCCAGAATACATATCACTTTAAAAGACGACGCATCGGTGAACGAGGTATTGGCTCAGGCCCTTCCTGGTTTACAACCGGGAGCTGTTATCATTGACCATACCACTACCTCTATAGAAGGTGCCGTGGAAAGAACACAACATTGGCAACAGCAGGGCTTCACCTATTTGCATGTTCCGGTGTTTATGGGCCCTGCTAACGCACTGGAAGGTACCGGCTTTATGCTGGTTTCGGGCAACCAGGAGGTGATACAGCAATGGGAGTCTACGCTGGCTGGCATGACGGGCAAGGTTTTGAACTTTGGCCCCGAAGAAGGTAAGGCAGCAGGGATGAAATTAACAGGCAACGCTTTCCTGGTAACACTTACGGGCGGCCTGGCCGACACTTTAACCCTGGCTAAAAGCATGGGTGTTTCCCTCAGCGAAGTAGCTACTTTATTTGATAACTGGAACCCCGGCGCATTGCTTCCGGCCCGTTTACAAAGAATGGGTGGCGGCAAGTACGATACACCTTCCTGGGAACTGAATATGGCCCGCAAAGACACACAGTTATTTCTTGATGCTGCACAGCAAGGTGGCGTAAACCTCACTGTGATACCCGCAGTAGCCGCTTTAATGGATCAATTCATCGCCCGTGGCCACGGCAATAACGACTGGACCGTGATTGGCAAAGACGCAGTTTCATGA
- a CDS encoding amidohydrolase, producing the protein MNYRLMILLAMLPVMAIAQPKDLEKNVAHIKDSVIAWRRQIHQHPELSNREFHTSAFIAAHLKKLGLEVQTGIAKTGVVAILKGGKPGPVIALRADIDALPVYERANLSFKSLDSADYLGQKVPVMHACGHDTHIAILLGTAEVLTAMKKDIPGTVKFIFQPAEEGPPGTEEGGAPLMIKEGVMDNPKVDAIFGLHINSQTPIGHIKYKSGSVMASSDWFTVKVKGKQSHGSQPWSGIDPVVVAAQIIQGFQTIVSRQSELTKAPVVITVGKIHSGVRSNIIPEELIMEGTIRTLDTKMQKDVHARMKLTAEKIAEASGATAELSIDTKTKVTYNNPSLVSAMLPSIEAAAGKQQVAEADWTTGAEDFSFYGDKAPAFFFFLGGMPLNQEPSKAAAHHTPDFYIDDSRLDVGIQVFCQLVFDYAGKSALVTK; encoded by the coding sequence ATGAACTACCGGCTTATGATACTGCTGGCAATGCTGCCTGTAATGGCTATTGCCCAACCAAAAGACTTAGAGAAAAATGTAGCCCACATTAAAGACTCCGTGATAGCCTGGCGTCGCCAGATACACCAGCACCCGGAACTATCTAACCGGGAATTCCATACCAGCGCCTTTATAGCCGCCCATTTGAAAAAACTGGGACTGGAAGTGCAAACCGGTATTGCCAAAACCGGCGTGGTTGCTATATTAAAAGGGGGGAAACCCGGCCCCGTGATAGCCCTGCGTGCCGATATAGATGCCCTGCCTGTGTACGAACGCGCCAACCTCTCTTTTAAATCGCTGGACTCGGCCGATTACCTGGGACAGAAAGTGCCGGTAATGCATGCCTGTGGCCACGACACCCATATAGCCATTCTATTAGGCACCGCCGAAGTATTAACCGCCATGAAAAAGGATATTCCCGGCACGGTGAAGTTCATTTTCCAACCTGCAGAAGAAGGCCCACCCGGCACGGAAGAAGGTGGCGCTCCGCTGATGATTAAAGAAGGCGTGATGGATAACCCGAAGGTGGATGCCATATTTGGTTTACACATCAATTCACAAACGCCTATAGGCCATATAAAATACAAATCGGGCAGTGTAATGGCTTCCAGCGACTGGTTTACCGTAAAGGTAAAAGGCAAACAATCGCATGGCTCACAGCCCTGGAGTGGCATTGACCCGGTGGTGGTGGCTGCACAGATCATACAGGGCTTTCAAACCATTGTAAGCCGGCAGAGCGAATTAACCAAAGCCCCGGTAGTAATTACCGTTGGCAAAATACACAGCGGTGTACGCAGTAACATTATTCCGGAAGAGCTGATTATGGAAGGCACCATACGCACACTGGACACTAAAATGCAAAAAGATGTACATGCCCGCATGAAGCTGACCGCCGAAAAAATAGCCGAAGCATCCGGTGCAACAGCCGAACTCAGCATTGATACCAAAACCAAGGTTACCTATAACAATCCTTCCCTGGTAAGCGCCATGCTGCCTTCTATTGAAGCGGCTGCCGGAAAGCAACAGGTAGCAGAAGCCGACTGGACCACCGGTGCCGAAGACTTTTCGTTCTATGGCGATAAAGCCCCGGCCTTTTTCTTTTTCCTGGGTGGCATGCCCCTGAACCAGGAGCCCTCCAAAGCAGCCGCCCACCATACACCGGATTTTTATATCGACGATTCCCGTTTGGATGTGGGCATCCAGGTGTTTTGCCAGCTGGTATTTGACTACGCAGGCAAAAGCGCGCTGGTAACCAAATAA
- a CDS encoding MBL fold metallo-hydrolase, producing the protein MIIEQIYTGCLAQGAYYIQSGNEAAIIDPLREVKPYIAKAKANGATIKYIFETHFHADFVSGHVDLGKATGAPIVYGPTAKPSFDSYIGKDNEVFKVGDITVTLLHTPGHTMESSCYLLSDADGTPKALFSGDTLFIGDVGRPDLAQNMGGTSKEQLAGLMFTTLRNRIMPLNDDIIVYPAHGAGSACGKNMSKETSDTLGRQKQNNYALRADMTQEEFIKEVTTGLMPPPAYFPINVMMNKEGYENIDVVVQHGTRLLSPDLFETAANETGALLLDTRKAQDFAAAHVPNSINIGIDGSFAPWVGALLLDMKHPVLLITDEGREEEVVTRLARVGYDNAIGCLEGGVAAWKAAGKEVDAVVSITPDSFADALDADGGIAILDVRKPNEYNSGHIPTAESMPLDFINDTMNQLDKDKGYYVHCQGGYRSMIFISILKARGYHNLIDVQGGMGAIKATNRFTLQ; encoded by the coding sequence ATGATTATTGAACAAATATACACTGGTTGTTTAGCTCAGGGAGCTTACTACATACAGTCAGGTAATGAAGCTGCAATTATTGACCCATTGCGTGAAGTAAAACCTTATATAGCCAAAGCAAAGGCTAACGGGGCAACTATCAAGTATATATTTGAAACTCACTTCCATGCCGACTTCGTTTCAGGTCACGTGGATTTAGGTAAAGCAACCGGTGCACCTATCGTATACGGCCCTACAGCAAAGCCGAGCTTCGATTCGTACATTGGAAAAGATAACGAAGTTTTTAAAGTAGGGGATATCACCGTTACTTTATTACATACACCTGGCCATACTATGGAATCGAGCTGTTACCTGTTAAGCGATGCTGATGGTACACCTAAAGCTTTATTCTCCGGCGATACCTTGTTCATTGGCGATGTGGGGCGCCCCGATCTGGCTCAGAACATGGGCGGTACTTCCAAAGAGCAATTGGCTGGTTTGATGTTTACTACTTTACGTAACAGAATTATGCCTTTGAACGATGATATTATCGTTTATCCTGCACACGGTGCCGGTAGCGCCTGTGGCAAAAACATGAGTAAAGAAACTTCTGATACATTAGGCCGTCAAAAGCAGAACAACTATGCTTTACGTGCGGATATGACACAGGAAGAGTTTATTAAAGAAGTAACTACCGGTTTAATGCCGCCACCTGCTTATTTCCCCATCAATGTAATGATGAACAAAGAGGGATATGAGAATATTGATGTGGTAGTACAACACGGCACCCGTTTATTAAGTCCTGATCTGTTTGAAACAGCCGCCAACGAAACCGGTGCGTTATTACTGGATACCCGTAAGGCGCAGGACTTTGCAGCAGCGCATGTGCCAAACTCTATTAACATAGGTATTGACGGTAGTTTTGCCCCATGGGTAGGCGCGCTGTTACTGGATATGAAACACCCTGTTTTATTAATTACCGATGAAGGCAGGGAAGAAGAAGTGGTTACCCGCTTAGCCCGTGTAGGTTATGATAACGCTATTGGTTGTCTGGAAGGCGGTGTGGCCGCATGGAAGGCAGCTGGTAAAGAAGTGGACGCTGTAGTATCTATTACCCCTGATTCTTTTGCGGATGCATTGGATGCAGATGGTGGTATTGCAATATTGGATGTAAGAAAGCCGAATGAATATAACTCCGGACATATTCCTACAGCAGAAAGTATGCCGCTGGATTTCATCAACGATACCATGAACCAGTTAGATAAAGACAAAGGATATTATGTTCATTGCCAGGGCGGTTACCGCTCTATGATCTTCATCTCTATTTTAAAAGCGAGAGGATATCATAACCTGATTGACGTTCAGGGCGGAATGGGAGCTATTAAAGCAACCAACAGGTTTACATTGCAATAA
- a CDS encoding energy transducer TonB, producing the protein MKIPKQLVLAVVFCGCTSLFAQQPVAAPAKDTTRPKRFDTVQVQASFPGGDDAWRKFLENNLDGDVPVRKKAPAGLYKVLLSFLVGKDGKVYEVKVEEDPGFGTAAEALRVFKKSPRWNPAIVDDKPVIYRQRQSITFFVEEEVEPVKKKKRD; encoded by the coding sequence ATGAAAATCCCTAAACAGTTAGTATTGGCAGTTGTTTTTTGCGGCTGCACTTCCTTATTTGCCCAACAGCCTGTAGCTGCACCGGCGAAGGATACCACCAGGCCTAAAAGATTTGATACGGTACAGGTGCAGGCTTCTTTTCCGGGTGGAGATGATGCCTGGAGAAAGTTCCTGGAAAATAACCTCGATGGCGATGTGCCGGTGAGAAAAAAGGCCCCGGCAGGGTTGTACAAAGTGTTATTGAGCTTTCTGGTGGGTAAAGATGGCAAGGTGTATGAAGTGAAAGTGGAAGAAGACCCTGGTTTTGGAACAGCCGCCGAAGCGCTTCGGGTTTTTAAAAAATCGCCCCGTTGGAACCCGGCCATAGTTGATGATAAACCTGTCATTTACCGGCAAAGGCAATCTATTACCTTTTTTGTAGAAGAAGAGGTGGAGCCGGTGAAAAAGAAAAAAAGAGACTAA
- a CDS encoding pepsin/retropepsin-like aspartic protease family protein codes for MNIRFHILLSAGLLLLFASCKKTEVNSSATTSSNSAVKLGLYEADSSIYKLLFIPVPKIGTQTVNEYLIFDTGSGGMVIDAHEVLPASMITSSGFNFTGDSTVVNGITITNQTSSITYGADNSTTEKVYGNLAYANVTVGDHGNTVTIQRLPFFLYYKGVDNAGNMLSTGSFDIFGVNTEYDVTFSNGGYVASPFSTYTPAAGLTKGFKMEALGTSNFSLAGTYVPDVITLGLSATDLNESGFTQHTLTPVSGYGYSVIIPSSYTYGSKTVNTAYAVFDTGTEPYSYMEDNTASTTPTLLPVNTAVSVTTKSAGFNYNYSITSSDYLTYIENPIASGSDISIISLEYFLKNGYMLDYENHRLGLRNY; via the coding sequence ATGAATATCCGTTTCCATATCCTGCTTAGCGCAGGTCTTCTGCTTTTATTCGCTTCCTGTAAAAAAACGGAAGTAAACAGTTCAGCCACTACCAGCAGCAACAGTGCCGTGAAGCTGGGACTGTACGAAGCAGATTCTTCCATTTACAAACTATTGTTTATCCCTGTGCCTAAAATAGGCACCCAAACGGTAAACGAATATTTGATATTTGATACCGGTTCGGGCGGCATGGTGATAGATGCGCACGAAGTATTGCCCGCTTCTATGATCACCAGCAGCGGGTTTAATTTCACCGGCGACTCTACGGTAGTCAACGGCATCACCATTACCAACCAAACCTCTTCCATTACCTATGGGGCCGATAACAGCACCACCGAAAAAGTATATGGCAACTTGGCTTATGCCAATGTTACCGTTGGCGATCATGGCAATACGGTTACCATACAACGGCTGCCTTTCTTTTTGTATTACAAAGGAGTAGACAATGCCGGCAACATGTTAAGCACCGGCTCCTTTGACATTTTTGGAGTGAATACAGAATATGATGTCACCTTTTCCAATGGGGGTTATGTAGCCAGCCCGTTCAGCACTTACACCCCTGCTGCGGGACTTACCAAAGGATTTAAGATGGAAGCATTGGGAACCAGTAATTTTTCGCTGGCAGGCACCTATGTGCCGGATGTGATTACACTGGGACTGAGCGCTACAGACCTGAATGAATCGGGCTTTACCCAGCATACCCTTACCCCCGTAAGCGGTTACGGGTATTCGGTCATCATTCCTTCCAGCTACACTTACGGCAGCAAAACAGTGAATACCGCTTATGCAGTATTTGACACCGGAACCGAACCTTATTCGTACATGGAAGACAACACCGCTTCCACCACCCCTACTTTATTACCGGTGAACACTGCAGTTTCGGTTACCACCAAATCGGCTGGTTTTAACTATAACTATAGCATTACCTCTTCCGATTACCTTACTTATATAGAAAACCCCATCGCATCGGGAAGTGATATTTCCATCATCAGCCTGGAGTATTTTTTAAAGAACGGCTATATGCTTGATTACGAAAATCACCGGCTGGGGCTACGCAATTATTAA